The segment TGCTAACAGGATGTACTACACTTGGCTAATATAACCTCAGTGCAATAAGACAGCCTTCTCTTAATGCACTCTCCTgaagaagcttaaaaaaaatctattacggTTTTTAGTTAGAGGAggggaaaaatataaaatgctCAGTTATGCACTTATATTGTTTTATGTAGTACATGTTTTGGCTTTTCATCAGGCATTCTAGatagcattttaaaattactgtggTCAGAGCCATGCAGATGTAGATACTATTACATGAAGGAAAGAAATTAAACATAAGAATATGAGAAATAGATCCATACAATAAAGtttttgtatttataaaataatGACTGGGTATAtctatttttaatgtcttttgttGCACAGCACATTGAAGTGGCATTCATCATGAACACTTTTATCCCAGTTTCTGCTTTCCAGGTTGGAAGAAATAGATATGAAATTCATACAGTGCTTTGATATTCTGTCTGAGGAGATATCAAAATAGAATAGGGATCAGAGATCTCTTCTGTCCTACCATGACATCCTCAGGTTTTCTTAAAGCTAAAATTAACTCCAAGTCCCAGGGTAACTGCAACAGCAAAGATGCAGTGGGATGTTTTGGCATCACTTGCAGAGTGAGACACCCCTTTGTTCACTCTTTCAATGTTCACCTAATACTTCTCTTCCTTCCCACATCTTGTCAGGGTAGGTATTATCTGGGACCTGGGGGCTGTGTGATCTTACCTCCAGGCCAGGGCTTGCTTCTGATTTGGTGCCCCTCAGAGCTTTGCCAGGCCAACTTGCCTAGCTTTCAGTTTTATTTGCAGAGTTCCTTGCTCTCTTCCACATTCCCTTGCATGTAATCGGGTTACAGAGTCTGCATCCTTCTGTGTACCTCAGAAAGCCACATCCCACTGTAATGTGTGGGCATTTTATCCTCATCAAATTTAAAAGAATGGTACTAGGAAATAAATATATTCTTTCTTGGGTAAGAGTCTTGTTCTCTGTTTTTTCAGGGGTATTACAGTTGTCACCTTCTTTGGAGCCATGGATATTCAAACCTCCTAAAATCAGGACACAAAACTACAAATATTCTCTGCTGTACTCTGTCCTCCACAGCTTCAGCTGTCGGAAAAAGAAAGGCTGGAAATGTTAGTGGATATGAAAAACGGGTTAAAAATACATCATTCAGTGTCTTTCCAGCGAGGAAAATATTATATTTCGATTAAATATTTTTGattttcatagatttttttctttatcttttcaaAAGGAATTTCCTGACTTTGACAACACAGTgaccaaaaaaagaaagtaagttGAGACCAGTTTGAGGTCTACACAGTGTCACTATATTTGCCTGTACCTTTCATCCTTGTTGTTTTATTAATGTTTGTCAATGTTGCTTTAATTCTCATAGAATACATGTATTAATGTTGCAGTTGGAAAGCAAGTAATGAGGTTGTAATGCATTACTAAAGCTCTTTtgccataatttttttttgtatgcataAAGATTTCTTCCAAAATATCAGAACCAGGACagctaaaataaaatgcagttaatCTGAGCTTGGTTTAACCATATGTCTGCTTTTCTGAAAGATTGAATTGGTAACCTATTTTATAGCATGTTTGTACCATTGACCTGATAATCTCCTGAAgagttttttgtttctgtttttaatcCACATAAAAATTAGTTTGCAAAATGATTCAGATAGAGCAGGTCACATTGTATTTTATCAAGTATATTTGTGACGGCAGCATGCTTTACATCCATTCATTAAGACACGATGCTATGGTTTGGGATAATGAATAATATGTACTAGTAAGCAGAGgaattaattttgaaaacaattttttggTTTCATGTTGAAGGCTATTACATTACTGAAGTGATCCACTTCAGATGAAATCTGAAATCCTGCCTAATGATCTTGTTTGTCTGGCTATGAAAGACATCAAAAtccctagactttttttttttcatttgtaggtGGGGCTTCACTAAATTCAGAACATCAATGTTATCTATGCCTATTGCTGAGAAATTTCAAAATAGATAAAGATTTCAAATAAAATGAGAAGCTTCTTTGTCTTATATAACAGTTTTGATCTGTTTCTGGTCATCTGATAAAAACACTAGTAACTTATCAACTGCAAACACAGAGATGTATACTCAAAATTATGAGATCTCAGTTATCTGTGACCAGCCAAGGCTCTGCAAAAAATGCTCCCACAATTATGTTGATTAAAGTATGGACATAACTCTATTATTCATGGTTTTCTCATCATTCAtagcttggggaagaggagactgaggggtgaccttattaatgtttacaaatatataaagggtgagtgtcatgaggatagagccaggctcttctcggtgaccacCAATGATAGGTcaaggggtaataggttcaaactagaacacgagaggttccacttaaatttgagaagagacttcttctcagtgagggtgacagagcactggaacaggctgcccaggaaggttgtggagtctccttctccggagacattcaaaacccacctggacactttcctgtgtagcctcatctaagtgttcctgctctggcagggggattggactagatgatcttttgaggtaccttccaatccctagcattctgtgattctgtgattctttaacaCTTTTAATGAAGCCAAACTACTCTGTAGGCCTTACCCAAGGTTTACCCTGCAAAGCTCTACCAAATGTGATGCAATCACGTAACTACCTAGGAGTCTCTGGCTTAGATCAGTACTAAGTCTGTCCCAGGAATAGAATTAGTAGTCTATAGCTAGACTGTAAAAGCTTACAGTGCAAACAAAAGTATTCTGTTCTAAAACTAATCCTATTCTAAATGAATCAGCAGAATTTAGAAGGGCTGTCTAGATCATTTGACTAATCAATATAAACAATTAGTAAGCTGGATGAAAATATCTTCACTCAACATGAAAAGGTTTtgtaatgaaaattatttcattgtgAGTGTCCACACATCACTATCCCACCATGATCCCCTCATTGACAATGTAGAAATCTTCACATTGGGCTTTTCTGCAGCTATAGCGAAAATGAATGAGGAATTatcattctctttttcttaccACAGGGCAACaaggaagcattaaaaaaaacagaaataaaataaacagaagtatGCCTTGTTTAGACAGTACGAATTAAATTGTGGAACTCTGGAAGCAAAAATATCTGAGTAATTTCAAAAGGACCTAGTGCTTACAGACCAGTTCCTTAAAAACCAGTAGTTCAGTTGCACCTTCTCTCTCAGGAAACTCTTGAAGCTTGAGAGACGGATCTCTGTTTTTGTGCTCTTTCCCTTCTGCTGATCATTGCAACAGATTAGAGAGTGTCTGGTCTCATCTGGTATAATCTTCTGGCTTCATCCTCTAGCTCCTAAATTACTGTCCATCAGGTTTTTTATGGATAAAGTAAAACAACTTAATTCACAAGGTGAATCTTTGTTAAtttaaagatttctttttcttctgttaagtTAGTATATTTAACTCATAAGAGTTAGGACTATTCCTTGATGTAAATGTGCAAAAAACTCGATGTTTATTCGAGCAATAAAAGCTCTTTATTTCAACTTATTATTATGTTGCCAAACTTCAGACACTAATTTCAAAATGTTGTAGGACGTTTCTTCCTGATGGGCTTTCTGGTTCAGTCATGAATACTTAATTCCAAAAAGAAACTCAAAAAACAATTTTTTATAGAATAAAACTTAGAAGCTTTCAAAGCTTTGTGTGACGTGTGGGAGTAGATGACTGAGTGAATGAGAAAAGCCAAGTAACTCCAATTAAAGCCAGTGGGAAATGCACAGCTAAATCCCTGTGCTCTGCTTTGCAGAATTAGGTTGAAAATATCCATATTTGATTAAAtgtgctttcatttttcattatgaCTTTCAGCTAATGGTAAATTCTTTTAATTCTTTTAGATCCATCCAGAAGTCCATGTCTGAAAATGAAGCATTTGGTTAGTAACTGCTTAAATCATTTACTGTATGCTTGCTAATCTCACAGAGCCAACTTTAATTAAAGATCTGATTTGCTTTACAGCTGTTGGAGCAAACACgaaggaaaaaatacagttaACCTATCAACACAtccctctgcctgcccccttCCCCGCTTTCCACAGATGCATTTGTAGGTAGATGTTGAATA is part of the Patagioenas fasciata isolate bPatFas1 unplaced genomic scaffold, bPatFas1.hap1 Unplaced_252, whole genome shotgun sequence genome and harbors:
- the LOC139826813 gene encoding uncharacterized protein isoform X6, with product MNLFCFSLEGSMDSLYEPVPEHQEPEDTTTIDSRASTPVSTHVNCGPPDRAMSLGYYSCHLLWSHGYSNLLKSGHKTTNILCCTLSSTASAVGKRKAGNEFPDFDNTVTKKRKSIQKSMSENEAFGLL
- the LOC139826813 gene encoding uncharacterized protein isoform X2; this translates as MNLFCFSLEGSMDSLYEPVPEHQEPEDTTTIDSRASTPVSTHVNCGPPDRAMSLGYYSCHLLWSHGYSNLLKSGHKTTNILCCTLSSTASAVGKRKAGNEFPDFDNTVTKKRKSIQKSMSENEAFAVGANTKEKIQLTYQHIPLPAPFPAFHRCICR